The following are from one region of the Novosphingobium humi genome:
- a CDS encoding DMT family transporter: protein MPQHQRPFLALGLRLAATLALATLYMTVKLLHQRGVALPEIMFWRQALSLPLLGGWLAVRGRLFSLYTRRLKTHALRTITGTIGMVCLFGAQVLLPLPVATILGFTTPLFAVLLTAIVYKSPPGRLRWMAVALGFAGVLIITAPGDGASLAGGISPLGLAAGLCSGFLVAVISLQIRDLTSTEAPISVVFYFALFGTLLTLIPMLLYRTPHATDVWAGIIAMGVVGTLAQILMTAALRFGSAASVLVMDYATLIWTTIYGWTIFDQLPPAHTWAGAPLIVAAGMMIALREHRRIKAARETA from the coding sequence GTGCCTCAACATCAACGCCCCTTTCTGGCGCTGGGCCTGCGCCTTGCCGCCACGCTTGCGCTGGCCACGCTGTATATGACGGTCAAGCTGCTGCACCAGCGCGGCGTCGCCTTGCCCGAAATCATGTTCTGGCGCCAGGCGCTGTCGCTGCCCTTGCTGGGCGGCTGGCTGGCTGTGCGAGGACGGCTGTTTTCGCTTTACACGCGGCGATTGAAAACCCACGCCCTGCGCACGATCACCGGGACCATCGGCATGGTCTGCCTGTTTGGCGCGCAGGTGCTGCTGCCTTTGCCGGTGGCCACGATCCTTGGTTTTACCACACCGCTCTTTGCGGTCCTGCTGACGGCCATTGTCTATAAATCGCCGCCGGGGCGGCTGCGCTGGATGGCGGTGGCGCTGGGTTTTGCCGGGGTGCTGATCATCACCGCGCCGGGCGACGGGGCATCGCTTGCGGGGGGCATTTCGCCGCTGGGGCTGGCGGCTGGACTGTGTTCGGGCTTTCTGGTCGCGGTCATCAGCCTCCAGATCCGCGATCTGACCAGCACCGAAGCACCGATTTCGGTGGTGTTCTATTTCGCGCTCTTTGGCACTTTGCTGACGCTGATCCCGATGCTGCTCTATCGGACGCCCCATGCCACCGACGTCTGGGCAGGGATCATCGCCATGGGCGTGGTCGGCACCTTGGCGCAGATCCTGATGACCGCCGCCTTGCGCTTTGGTTCGGCGGCCAGCGTGCTGGTGATGGATTATGCCACGCTGATCTGGACGACGATCTACGGCTGGACGATCTTTGACCAATTGCCGCCCGCGCATACCTGGGCCGGGGCGCCGCTGATCGTGGCGGCGGGGATGATGATTGCCCTGCGCGAGCATCGGCGTATCAAGGCCGCCCGCGAAACCGCCTGA
- the gcvPA gene encoding aminomethyl-transferring glycine dehydrogenase subunit GcvPA: protein MRYLPLTPADRATMLARIGVDNIDALFCDVPAEALQAGPIAGLPAHASEMAVERHMGRLAGENLSAGAAPFFLGAGAYKHHIPASVDHLIQRGEFLTAYTPYQPEIAQGTLQVLFEFQTQVARLLGTDIANASLYDGSTACWEAIAMAHRVTKRKKSILTGGLHPHYVATAQTMARFTDDVLVAQAPVLSGDAEDGAIIAAIDGETSAVVVQYPDILGRIPDLAAIAAAAQAHGALLIAVVTEPVALGLLEAPGALGADIVVGEGQSLGVGLQFGGPYLGLFGCREKFLRQIPGRLCGETLDAEGRRSFVLTLSTREQHIRREKATSNICTNSGLCALAFSIHMSLLGGAGLERLARINHGKAQALAAAVATVPGVSVLNDAYFNEFTVILPKDAREVVDALAERDILGGVPLGRLYAETPALANGLLLTATECTSDEDIAALVAALKEVL from the coding sequence ATGCGTTATTTGCCTCTCACCCCGGCCGATCGCGCCACGATGCTGGCGCGGATCGGCGTGGACAATATTGACGCGCTGTTTTGCGATGTGCCCGCTGAGGCGTTGCAGGCCGGACCCATTGCGGGCCTGCCTGCTCACGCCAGCGAAATGGCGGTCGAACGCCATATGGGCCGCCTTGCCGGGGAAAACCTCTCGGCGGGCGCGGCGCCCTTCTTTCTGGGCGCGGGCGCGTATAAGCACCATATCCCGGCCAGCGTCGATCACCTGATCCAGCGCGGCGAGTTTCTGACCGCCTATACGCCCTATCAGCCCGAAATCGCGCAGGGCACGCTGCAGGTGCTGTTCGAGTTCCAGACGCAGGTGGCGCGTCTGCTTGGCACTGATATTGCAAACGCCAGCCTCTATGACGGCTCGACCGCTTGCTGGGAAGCGATCGCCATGGCGCATCGCGTGACCAAGCGGAAGAAGTCGATCCTGACCGGCGGGTTGCATCCGCATTATGTCGCCACGGCTCAGACCATGGCGCGTTTCACCGACGATGTGCTGGTGGCGCAGGCCCCGGTGCTGTCGGGCGATGCCGAGGACGGTGCGATCATCGCCGCCATCGATGGCGAGACCAGCGCGGTTGTGGTGCAATACCCGGATATTCTGGGCCGCATTCCCGATCTGGCCGCGATTGCGGCGGCGGCGCAGGCGCATGGCGCGCTGCTGATCGCGGTGGTGACGGAGCCGGTGGCGCTGGGGCTGCTGGAGGCTCCCGGCGCGCTGGGCGCGGATATCGTTGTGGGTGAGGGGCAGTCGCTGGGCGTGGGGCTGCAATTTGGCGGGCCGTATCTGGGCCTGTTCGGTTGCCGCGAAAAGTTCCTGCGCCAGATCCCCGGCCGCCTGTGCGGCGAGACGCTGGACGCCGAAGGGCGCCGCAGCTTCGTGCTGACGCTCTCAACGCGCGAACAGCATATCCGCCGCGAAAAGGCGACCAGCAATATCTGCACCAATTCAGGCCTTTGTGCGCTGGCTTTCAGCATTCACATGAGCCTGCTGGGCGGCGCTGGTCTGGAACGTCTGGCCCGCATCAACCATGGCAAGGCGCAGGCTTTGGCAGCCGCTGTGGCGACGGTTCCGGGCGTGTCGGTCTTGAACGATGCCTATTTCAACGAATTTACGGTGATCCTGCCCAAGGATGCGCGCGAAGTCGTTGATGCTCTGGCCGAGCGGGACATTCTGGGCGGCGTGCCGCTTGGTCGCCTTTATGCCGAAACGCCCGCGCTGGCGAATGGCCTGCTGCTGACCGCCACGGAATGCACGAGCGATGAAGATATTGCGGCCCTTGTGGCGGCGCTGAAGGAGGTGCTGTGA
- a CDS encoding ATP synthase F1 subunit epsilon, translating into MALHFELVTPAKLVRSEEVHMVVVPGAEGEFGVLEGHAPFLSTIADGTVKVYKSENAAPEEIAIAGGFAEVTPKGLTVLAEKLVG; encoded by the coding sequence ATGGCGCTGCATTTCGAACTCGTCACGCCTGCGAAGCTGGTCCGCTCCGAGGAAGTCCACATGGTGGTCGTCCCCGGTGCGGAAGGCGAGTTCGGCGTGCTGGAAGGCCATGCGCCTTTCCTCTCGACCATCGCCGATGGCACCGTGAAAGTGTACAAGAGCGAAAACGCGGCTCCGGAAGAAATCGCCATCGCGGGCGGTTTCGCTGAAGTGACCCCCAAGGGTCTGACCGTGCTGGCCGAAAAGCTGGTGGGTTGA
- a CDS encoding HNH endonuclease, with product MAKRRSRANTDFDALNEPQTSPSCWLCERPLGCRIEWHHPVPKSRGGRVVVAVHPICHRALHANFTNAELARIAEDVAILRGHEVLARFLNWVAGKDPDFHAPTARRGR from the coding sequence ATGGCCAAGCGCCGCTCACGGGCAAATACCGATTTTGACGCTTTGAATGAGCCGCAAACATCCCCGTCCTGCTGGCTTTGCGAGAGGCCGCTGGGCTGCCGGATCGAGTGGCACCATCCGGTGCCCAAATCGCGCGGTGGGCGCGTCGTGGTCGCCGTCCATCCGATCTGTCACCGGGCGCTGCACGCCAATTTCACCAACGCCGAACTGGCGCGTATCGCAGAGGATGTCGCGATTTTGCGCGGGCATGAGGTTCTGGCGCGCTTTCTCAACTGGGTGGCGGGCAAGGACCCGGATTTTCACGCGCCGACGGCGAGGAGGGGAAGGTAG
- the gcvPB gene encoding aminomethyl-transferring glycine dehydrogenase subunit GcvPB — protein sequence MNAPNASGWRPEMGEAGAILPATVSGDHGLNLEEKLIFELAAPGTYGVDFDDADVAPAPALGKFLRKAAPALPGLTEPEVVRHYTRLSRQNYAIDLGPFPLGSCTMKHNPRLNEKVARMAGFADVHPLQPTQTVQGALKVITQLADWLMALTGMPAVAMTPKAGAHGELCGLLCIRAALTARGEERPVVLVPESAHGTNPATAAFAGFRVENIPATEDGRVDVAALTARLGPDIAGVMITNPNTCGLFERDLKTISDAVHAAGGYVYCDGANFNAIVGKVRPGDLGVDAMHINLHKTFSTPHGGGGPGSGPVVLSAALAPFAPLPFATLDADGVAHLVEEGDAHDHGHPNSFGRMTAFHGQMGMFTRALTYILSHGADGLRQVSEDAVLNANYILRELEDVLDAPFAAYGPCMHEALFSDNGMAEGFSTLDIAKGLIDEGFHPMTVYFPLVVHGAMLVEPTETESKAGTDRLIASLRSLAERGRAGDVTLKSAPHYTPRRRVDETLAARKPKLVWKD from the coding sequence ATGAACGCTCCCAACGCTTCGGGCTGGCGCCCGGAAATGGGCGAGGCAGGCGCAATCCTGCCCGCCACGGTCAGCGGCGATCATGGCCTCAACCTTGAAGAAAAGCTGATCTTCGAACTGGCCGCGCCCGGCACCTATGGCGTCGATTTCGACGATGCCGACGTGGCCCCCGCGCCCGCGCTGGGCAAGTTCCTGCGCAAGGCCGCACCCGCTCTGCCGGGCCTGACCGAGCCGGAAGTGGTGCGCCATTACACGCGCCTCTCGCGCCAGAACTACGCGATCGATCTGGGGCCGTTCCCGCTCGGCTCCTGCACGATGAAGCACAATCCGCGTTTGAATGAAAAGGTCGCGCGGATGGCCGGTTTTGCCGATGTCCATCCGTTGCAGCCGACCCAGACGGTGCAGGGCGCGCTCAAGGTCATCACGCAACTGGCCGATTGGCTGATGGCGCTGACCGGCATGCCTGCGGTCGCCATGACGCCCAAGGCAGGCGCGCATGGTGAGCTTTGCGGTCTGCTCTGCATTCGTGCCGCCCTGACTGCGCGCGGTGAGGAACGCCCCGTGGTGCTGGTGCCCGAAAGCGCGCATGGTACGAACCCGGCCACCGCCGCCTTCGCCGGTTTCCGCGTGGAAAATATCCCCGCAACCGAGGATGGCCGCGTTGATGTGGCCGCGCTGACGGCTCGTTTGGGGCCAGATATTGCGGGCGTCATGATCACCAACCCCAACACTTGCGGGTTGTTCGAGCGCGATCTCAAGACGATCTCGGATGCGGTCCATGCGGCGGGCGGCTATGTCTATTGCGACGGCGCGAATTTCAACGCCATCGTCGGCAAGGTGCGCCCCGGCGACCTTGGCGTGGACGCGATGCACATCAACCTGCACAAGACCTTTTCGACGCCTCATGGCGGTGGCGGTCCGGGTTCGGGTCCGGTGGTGCTTTCGGCGGCGCTGGCCCCGTTTGCCCCGCTGCCCTTCGCCACGCTCGATGCCGACGGCGTTGCGCATCTGGTCGAAGAGGGTGACGCACACGATCATGGCCACCCCAACAGCTTTGGCCGCATGACCGCGTTCCATGGCCAGATGGGTATGTTCACCCGCGCGCTGACCTATATCCTCAGCCATGGCGCGGATGGCCTGCGTCAGGTGTCCGAGGATGCGGTGCTCAACGCCAACTACATCCTGCGCGAACTGGAAGACGTGCTGGACGCGCCCTTTGCCGCCTATGGTCCCTGCATGCATGAGGCCTTGTTCAGCGACAATGGCATGGCCGAGGGATTCTCGACGCTGGATATCGCCAAGGGTCTGATCGACGAGGGTTTCCACCCGATGACGGTCTATTTCCCGCTGGTGGTCCATGGCGCGATGCTGGTCGAGCCCACCGAAACCGAGAGCAAGGCGGGCACCGACCGTCTGATCGCTTCGCTGCGCTCGCTGGCCGAGCGTGGGCGGGCAGGGGATGTGACGCTGAAAAGCGCACCTCACTATACACCGCGGCGCCGCGTTGATGAAACGCTGGCGGCGCGCAAGCCCAAGCTGGTCTGGAAGGACTGA
- a CDS encoding CpaF family protein, giving the protein MSAFGRRTGPGSFGAGARPQFGVARPMRADGLPAGAPPPPPSGGDQFPPLPAEAEMTMDSKGGDAMARLAERMNSTVESTRQAEGFEASVHKIKEQVLPRLLERVDPEAAATLTKDELAEEFRPIIMEVLAELKITLNRREQFALEKVLIDELLGFGPLEELLNDPDVSDIMVNGPDQTYIEKKGKLQLSTIRFRDEQHLFQIAQRIVNQVGRRVDQTTPLADARLKDGSRVNVIVPPLSLRGTAISIRKFSEKPITIDMLRDFGSMNDRMATALKIAGACRMNIVISGGTGSGKTTMLNALSKMIDPGERVLTIEDAAELRLQQPHWLPLETRPPNLEGQGAITIGDLVKNALRMRPDRIILGEIRGAECFDLLAAMNTGHDGSMCTLHANSPRECLGRMENMILMGDIKIPKEAISRQIAESVDLIVQVKRLRDGSRRTTNITEVIGMEGDVIVTQELFKFEYLDETDDGKIIGEWRSSGLRPYTLEKARQFGFDQTFLEACL; this is encoded by the coding sequence ATGAGCGCATTCGGTCGACGCACTGGCCCTGGCAGCTTTGGCGCCGGCGCAAGACCGCAGTTCGGCGTGGCCCGTCCGATGCGAGCCGATGGTCTGCCCGCCGGTGCTCCTCCTCCACCGCCTTCGGGCGGGGATCAGTTTCCGCCTTTGCCCGCCGAAGCCGAAATGACGATGGATTCCAAGGGCGGCGATGCGATGGCGCGCCTGGCCGAGCGGATGAATTCCACCGTCGAATCCACCCGTCAGGCCGAAGGTTTCGAGGCCAGCGTTCACAAGATCAAGGAGCAGGTGTTGCCCCGCCTACTGGAGCGCGTGGACCCCGAAGCCGCCGCAACGCTGACCAAGGATGAACTGGCCGAAGAATTCCGCCCGATCATCATGGAAGTGCTGGCCGAGCTGAAAATTACGCTCAACCGGCGTGAGCAATTCGCGCTGGAAAAGGTGCTGATCGACGAATTGCTGGGCTTTGGTCCGCTTGAGGAACTGCTCAACGACCCCGACGTGTCCGACATCATGGTCAACGGCCCGGACCAGACCTATATCGAAAAGAAGGGCAAGCTTCAGCTTTCCACCATCCGTTTCCGCGATGAACAGCACCTGTTCCAGATCGCCCAGCGCATCGTCAATCAGGTCGGCCGCCGCGTTGACCAGACCACGCCTTTGGCCGACGCCCGTTTGAAGGACGGCAGCCGTGTGAACGTGATCGTGCCGCCGCTGTCTTTGCGCGGCACGGCGATCTCGATCCGCAAGTTTTCCGAAAAGCCGATCACGATCGACATGCTGCGCGATTTCGGCTCGATGAATGATCGCATGGCCACCGCGCTGAAAATCGCGGGCGCGTGTCGGATGAACATCGTGATTTCGGGCGGCACGGGTTCGGGCAAGACCACCATGCTCAATGCCCTGTCGAAGATGATCGATCCGGGTGAGCGTGTGCTGACTATCGAGGACGCGGCCGAACTGCGTCTGCAGCAGCCGCACTGGCTGCCGCTGGAAACCCGCCCGCCCAATCTTGAAGGACAGGGCGCGATCACCATCGGCGACCTTGTGAAAAACGCCCTGCGTATGCGGCCTGACCGCATCATCCTGGGCGAAATTCGCGGCGCGGAATGTTTCGACCTGCTGGCCGCGATGAACACCGGCCACGATGGCTCGATGTGTACGCTCCACGCCAACTCCCCGCGCGAATGCCTTGGCCGTATGGAAAACATGATCCTGATGGGCGACATCAAGATCCCCAAGGAGGCCATCAGCCGCCAGATCGCGGAGTCGGTCGATCTTATCGTTCAGGTGAAACGCCTGCGCGATGGCAGCCGCCGCACCACCAACATCACCGAGGTGATCGGCATGGAGGGCGATGTGATTGTCACGCAGGAATTGTTCAAATTCGAATATCTGGACGAGACCGACGACGGCAAGATCATCGGCGAATGGCGTTCCTCGGGCCTGCGCCCCTATACGCTGGAAAAGGCGCGCCAGTTCGGCTTTGACCAGACTTTCCTTGAGGCCTGCCTCTGA
- the atpD gene encoding F0F1 ATP synthase subunit beta: MSTSTGKIAQVIGAVVDVAFDGELPAILTALETDNNGNRLVLEVAQHLGENTVRTIAMDATEGLTRGQTVTSTGAQISVPVGPKTLGRIMNVVGDPIDERGPVGAEQVAPIHAKAPEFIDQSTEAAILVTGIKVIDLLAPYAKGGKIGLFGGAGVGKTVLIQELINNIAKGHGGVSVFAGVGERTREGNDLYHEFLDAGVIAKDADGNPTPDGSKVALVFGQMNEPPGARARVALSGLTMAEYFRDQEGQDVLFFVDNIFRFTQAGSEVSALLGRIPSAVGYQPTLSTDMGALQERITSTTKGSITSVQAIYVPADDLTDPAPATSFAHLDATTTLNRAISELGIYPAVDPLDSTSRVLTPAVVGQEHYETARRVQETLQKYKSLQDIIAILGMDELSEEDKLTVARARKIQRFLSQPFHVAEVFTGISGKFVQVEDTVRSFKAVVDGEYDHLPEAAFYMVGGIDEAVEKAKKLAAEA, translated from the coding sequence ATGTCCACCAGCACTGGCAAGATTGCCCAGGTTATCGGCGCCGTCGTCGACGTTGCCTTCGACGGGGAACTCCCGGCGATTCTGACCGCTCTGGAAACCGACAATAACGGGAACCGTCTGGTTCTCGAAGTTGCTCAGCACCTTGGCGAAAACACCGTCCGCACCATCGCGATGGACGCCACCGAAGGTCTGACCCGCGGCCAGACCGTGACCAGCACCGGCGCACAGATCTCGGTGCCGGTCGGCCCCAAGACGCTGGGCCGCATCATGAACGTCGTGGGCGATCCCATCGACGAACGTGGCCCGGTCGGCGCCGAGCAGGTTGCTCCGATCCACGCCAAGGCCCCCGAATTCATCGACCAGTCGACCGAAGCCGCGATCCTCGTGACCGGCATCAAGGTCATCGACCTTCTGGCCCCCTATGCCAAGGGCGGCAAGATCGGTCTGTTCGGCGGCGCGGGCGTTGGCAAGACGGTTCTCATTCAGGAACTGATCAACAACATCGCCAAGGGCCACGGCGGCGTGTCGGTGTTCGCGGGCGTGGGTGAACGCACCCGTGAAGGCAACGACCTTTACCACGAATTCCTCGACGCCGGCGTTATCGCCAAGGACGCCGATGGCAACCCGACCCCCGATGGTTCGAAGGTTGCTCTGGTGTTCGGCCAGATGAACGAACCGCCGGGCGCCCGCGCTCGTGTGGCTCTGTCGGGTCTGACCATGGCTGAATACTTCCGCGACCAGGAAGGCCAGGACGTGCTGTTCTTCGTGGACAACATCTTCCGCTTCACGCAGGCCGGTTCGGAAGTGTCGGCTCTGCTGGGCCGTATCCCTTCGGCCGTGGGTTATCAGCCCACCCTGTCGACCGACATGGGCGCGCTGCAGGAACGCATCACCTCGACCACCAAGGGTTCGATCACCTCGGTTCAGGCCATTTACGTTCCCGCGGACGACCTTACCGACCCGGCGCCGGCCACCTCGTTCGCCCACTTGGACGCAACGACCACGCTGAACCGCGCGATTTCGGAACTCGGCATCTATCCGGCGGTTGACCCGCTCGACTCGACCTCGCGCGTGCTGACGCCCGCCGTTGTCGGCCAAGAGCACTACGAGACCGCCCGCCGCGTTCAGGAAACGCTGCAGAAGTACAAGTCGCTGCAGGACATCATCGCGATCCTGGGCATGGACGAGCTTTCGGAAGAAGATAAGCTCACCGTCGCCCGCGCCCGCAAGATCCAGCGCTTCCTGTCGCAGCCCTTTCACGTGGCCGAAGTGTTCACCGGCATCAGCGGCAAGTTCGTGCAGGTCGAAGACACCGTGCGTTCGTTCAAGGCGGTTGTGGACGGCGAATATGACCACCTGCCCGAAGCTGCCTTCTACATGGTTGGCGGCATCGACGAAGCGGTCGAAAAGGCCAAGAAGCTGGCTGCGGAGGCCTAA